The proteins below come from a single Streptomyces tubercidicus genomic window:
- a CDS encoding class I SAM-dependent methyltransferase produces the protein MSTLTLESISALYVKYADDLRAVRDAQRKFLLDNKDTVKAQLDDYEAEITYLLLRDLAPEVVVEIGTFRGWSTTWILSALRDNGTGHLYSFDIVDNVVKNVPAELSEGRWTFTKGDLRDNIAKVPAETDYLFIDADHGARFARWYIENLFPVVRPGTPTSVHDVFHGRRPKPMSEGSVVIKWLAEQNVEFFTPSVAKAPDVTARLAEVKKELNLSEPVRESRHNPMIYFNLPQG, from the coding sequence ATGTCCACCCTCACGCTCGAATCCATAAGCGCGCTCTACGTCAAGTACGCGGACGACTTGCGGGCGGTGCGCGACGCACAGCGGAAGTTCCTGCTGGACAACAAGGACACGGTGAAGGCCCAACTCGACGACTACGAGGCGGAGATCACCTACCTGCTGCTGCGTGACCTCGCTCCCGAGGTCGTCGTGGAGATCGGCACCTTCCGCGGCTGGTCCACCACCTGGATCCTGAGCGCGCTGCGCGACAACGGCACCGGCCACCTGTACTCCTTCGACATCGTCGACAACGTCGTGAAGAACGTGCCGGCCGAACTCTCCGAGGGCCGCTGGACGTTCACCAAGGGCGATCTGCGCGACAACATCGCCAAGGTCCCCGCGGAGACCGACTACCTCTTCATCGACGCTGACCACGGCGCCCGCTTCGCGCGCTGGTACATCGAGAACCTCTTCCCGGTGGTCCGCCCCGGGACCCCCACCAGCGTCCACGACGTCTTCCACGGCCGCCGCCCGAAGCCGATGAGCGAGGGCTCGGTCGTGATCAAGTGGCTGGCCGAGCAGAACGTCGAATTCTTCACCCCGTCGGTGGCGAAGGCCCCCGACGTGACGGCGCGCCTGGCCGAGGTGAAGAAGGAACTGAACCTCAGCGAGCCGGTCCGCGAGAGCCGCCACAACCCGATGATCTACTTCAACCTTCCGCAGGGCTGA
- a CDS encoding glycerophosphodiester phosphodiesterase, with translation MHRRSLRIPAAGIAFLLTAAVASSALTSGPDEFADVALISGARAGPGTAATRVIAHRGASRYAPENTLAAVDAAHRRGFIWVENDVQRSKDGRLVVLHDTTLRRTTDAARLFPGRAPWRVGDFTAAEIARLDAGSWFGRRFKGERVPTLAAYLRRLDHNGQRLLLEIKAPEKYPGIEAQVLRELRARGWLDRAHVRSRLVVQSFCVRCVKTVHELAPQVRTGILGAPDVRKLARYARFADQINPRVSALSSRWLAAVHRLRGPHGRRLEVYAWDVAKNTTARSVRARGVEGVIE, from the coding sequence ATGCACCGGAGATCACTGCGGATCCCCGCTGCCGGTATCGCCTTCCTGCTGACGGCCGCGGTGGCGTCGTCCGCGCTGACGTCCGGGCCGGACGAGTTCGCGGATGTCGCCCTGATCAGCGGGGCGCGGGCGGGCCCCGGCACCGCCGCGACCCGGGTGATCGCCCACCGCGGCGCCTCCCGCTACGCCCCCGAGAACACGCTCGCCGCCGTCGACGCCGCCCACCGCCGCGGATTCATATGGGTCGAGAACGATGTACAGCGGAGCAAGGACGGCCGCCTGGTGGTGCTCCACGACACCACCCTGCGGCGGACGACGGACGCCGCCAGGCTGTTCCCCGGGCGCGCACCGTGGCGGGTCGGGGATTTCACCGCCGCCGAGATTGCGCGCCTGGACGCCGGCAGCTGGTTCGGCAGGCGCTTCAAGGGGGAGCGGGTGCCCACCCTCGCCGCCTACTTGCGTCGTTTGGACCATAACGGGCAACGCCTTCTGCTGGAGATCAAGGCCCCCGAGAAGTACCCCGGAATCGAGGCGCAGGTCCTCCGGGAACTACGGGCACGGGGGTGGCTGGATCGCGCCCATGTCCGGAGCCGGCTGGTGGTCCAGAGCTTCTGTGTGCGGTGCGTAAAAACCGTCCATGAGCTGGCGCCGCAGGTGCGTACCGGGATTCTCGGGGCGCCCGATGTGCGGAAACTGGCGCGCTATGCGCGGTTCGCCGACCAGATCAACCCCCGTGTCTCCGCGCTCAGTTCACGCTGGCTGGCGGCCGTCCACCGGCTGCGCGGGCCGCACGGCCGCCGGTTGGAGGTCTATGCGTGGGACGTGGCGAAGAACACGACCGCCCGGTCCGTGCGGGCCAGAGGGGTCGAAGGTGTTATTGAATAG
- a CDS encoding acyltransferase family protein produces MNNEFPAYGDRRVPLPPPRQMSHDTLNRTATPARPETGGATATATMAPAAPAPDVATSGRPAPGTGSPAKPSGHANSHAQTGTKTDAKADAKSDAKADAKAKPRDAFFDNAKYLAIVLVAMGHSWEPLRDGSRTAAALYITVYAFHMPAFIIISGYFSRSFDMRKDRLQRLITGVAVPYILFEVAYTLFKKWADDDPGYPISLTDPWYLTWFLLALFVWRLTTPLWKIVRWPVPLALSIAVLASLSPDIGDDMDLQRVLQFLPFFVIGLSLRPEHFKLVRRKKARILAVPVFAAALVFAYWAAPRMNAAWFYHRDAAQELAAPWWSGAVMTLAMFGCSLVLVACFFAWIPGRTMWCTALGAGTLYGYLLHGFLAKGSRFWDWYDNPWMHTPWGAVLLTLIAGTVVTLLCTPPIQRTFRWAMEPKMTWAFKKDPVGMARTRT; encoded by the coding sequence TTGAACAACGAATTTCCGGCGTACGGCGATCGACGGGTGCCGCTTCCCCCGCCGCGGCAGATGTCGCACGACACGCTGAACCGGACGGCCACACCGGCGCGCCCGGAGACCGGCGGAGCCACGGCGACGGCAACGATGGCACCGGCGGCGCCGGCTCCTGACGTGGCGACGTCCGGCCGACCGGCCCCGGGCACCGGCTCCCCCGCCAAGCCCAGCGGCCACGCCAACAGCCATGCCCAGACCGGCACCAAGACCGACGCCAAGGCCGACGCCAAGAGCGACGCCAAGGCCGATGCCAAGGCGAAGCCACGCGACGCGTTCTTCGACAACGCGAAGTATCTGGCCATCGTGCTGGTGGCAATGGGCCATTCCTGGGAGCCGCTCCGCGACGGCAGCCGCACCGCCGCGGCGCTCTACATCACCGTCTACGCCTTCCATATGCCGGCGTTCATCATCATCTCCGGCTATTTCTCGCGCAGTTTCGATATGCGCAAGGACCGGCTGCAGCGGCTGATTACCGGCGTCGCCGTCCCGTACATCCTCTTCGAAGTCGCCTACACGCTCTTCAAGAAGTGGGCGGACGACGATCCGGGTTACCCGATAAGCCTGACGGACCCCTGGTATCTGACCTGGTTCCTGCTGGCGCTGTTCGTCTGGCGGCTGACCACCCCGCTGTGGAAGATCGTGCGCTGGCCGGTCCCCCTGGCGCTGTCCATCGCCGTCCTCGCGTCACTGTCCCCGGACATCGGCGACGACATGGACCTCCAACGGGTGCTGCAGTTCCTGCCGTTCTTCGTGATCGGCCTGTCGCTGCGGCCAGAGCACTTCAAGCTCGTACGCCGCAAGAAGGCGCGCATCCTGGCCGTACCGGTCTTCGCGGCCGCGCTGGTCTTCGCGTACTGGGCGGCCCCGAGGATGAACGCCGCGTGGTTCTACCACCGCGACGCCGCCCAGGAACTCGCCGCCCCGTGGTGGAGCGGCGCGGTGATGACGCTGGCGATGTTCGGCTGCTCCCTCGTGCTGGTCGCCTGCTTCTTCGCCTGGATTCCGGGCCGCACGATGTGGTGCACGGCACTGGGCGCGGGCACCCTCTACGGCTACCTGCTGCACGGCTTCCTCGCCAAGGGTTCCCGCTTCTGGGACTGGTACGACAACCCATGGATGCACACCCCGTGGGGCGCCGTCCTGCTGACCCTGATCGCCGGCACCGTCGTCACCCTCTTGTGCACACCACCGATCCAGCGCACCTTCCGCTGGGCGATGGAACCCAAGATGACCTGGGCCTTCAAGAAGGACCCGGTAGGAATGGCCCGCACCCGCACCTAA
- a CDS encoding sensor histidine kinase has product MGLRTKTALVIAGTAALVATLIGLLVHQLTAEDQRKNAAHVIDAQLVEAVSEYASGVDNGALVNPPGLPDALRRTVTDRPVRATGLQGADGPAPVLWAATRSGRDIVAVRRSYAPQVRALADLDRVLVGSGAAVTALGCVLGVVAAAGAGRRISASARTAQRIADGDLTDRVEPRGKDEIARLGAAVNTMADALSARLEAERRVTADIAHELRTPVAGLVTAVGLLPPGRPTELVSSGVDTLRSVVENVLEVARLDVPGVEQADCEEVLPSTLAHRAAALAGGEAEVLVRDETVVTTDHRRVERILANLVTNARRHGAPPVTLEVAGSVVRVRDHGPGFPAELLTHGPQRFRTGARERGGGIGLGLTIVAGQARVLGARVTYENPAEGGALATVELAPEG; this is encoded by the coding sequence ATGGGACTGCGTACCAAGACCGCCCTGGTCATCGCCGGAACCGCGGCGCTCGTCGCCACCCTCATAGGGCTGCTGGTGCACCAGCTCACCGCCGAGGACCAGCGGAAGAACGCGGCTCATGTGATCGATGCGCAGCTCGTGGAGGCGGTGAGCGAATACGCCTCCGGAGTGGACAACGGTGCGCTGGTGAATCCGCCGGGGCTGCCGGACGCGCTGCGCAGGACCGTCACCGACCGCCCCGTGCGGGCCACCGGACTCCAGGGCGCCGACGGCCCCGCACCGGTGCTGTGGGCCGCGACCCGCAGCGGCCGGGACATCGTCGCGGTCCGGCGGTCGTACGCGCCACAGGTCCGTGCGCTGGCCGATCTGGACCGGGTGCTGGTGGGCTCCGGCGCGGCCGTCACCGCGCTCGGCTGTGTGCTGGGTGTCGTCGCGGCGGCCGGTGCGGGGCGGCGGATCTCCGCGTCGGCGCGTACCGCGCAGCGGATCGCGGACGGGGATCTGACGGACCGGGTGGAGCCCCGGGGGAAGGACGAGATCGCCCGGCTCGGCGCCGCCGTGAACACCATGGCTGACGCGCTCAGCGCCCGGCTGGAGGCGGAGCGACGGGTCACCGCGGATATCGCCCATGAGCTCCGTACGCCGGTGGCGGGCCTGGTGACGGCTGTCGGACTGTTGCCGCCCGGCCGCCCGACCGAGCTGGTCAGCAGCGGGGTGGACACCCTGCGCAGCGTGGTGGAGAACGTCCTGGAGGTGGCCCGGCTCGATGTGCCGGGCGTCGAACAGGCGGACTGCGAGGAGGTGCTCCCGAGCACACTGGCGCACCGGGCGGCGGCCCTGGCGGGCGGGGAGGCCGAGGTGCTGGTGCGGGATGAGACGGTCGTGACGACCGACCACCGCCGGGTCGAACGGATCCTGGCCAACCTGGTCACCAACGCCCGGCGGCACGGGGCCCCGCCGGTGACGCTGGAGGTGGCGGGGTCGGTGGTGCGGGTACGCGATCACGGCCCCGGCTTTCCCGCGGAGCTGCTGACGCACGGCCCGCAGCGTTTCCGTACCGGCGCCCGGGAGCGCGGTGGCGGGATCGGGCTGGGACTGACCATCGTCGCCGGGCAGGCGCGGGTGCTGGGCGCCCGGGTGACGTATGAGAATCCGGCGGAGGGCGGGGCGCTGGCCACGGTGGAGCTGGCGCCTGAGGGCTGA
- a CDS encoding response regulator transcription factor, protein MTDVLLVEDDSLLREATQLSLEHYGYQVRAAADGQAGLAAFRDRVPDVAVLDVMLPRLDGVGLVRLLRAESRLPVLMVSARTDPVDVVLGLEAGADDYLTKPYDIPVLVARIRSALRRAADSARHEPQQDDPVRRFGDLSVNTASKVVRRAGRPLDLTPTERRLLLEFAAEPGVVLSRVTLLERVWDYTCGGDTRVVDVHVLRLRNKIGHDRIRTVRGFGYKLAP, encoded by the coding sequence ATGACCGACGTGCTGCTGGTGGAGGACGACTCGCTGTTGCGGGAGGCCACTCAGCTGTCCCTGGAGCACTACGGATACCAGGTGCGTGCGGCCGCCGACGGGCAGGCCGGGCTGGCGGCGTTCCGTGACCGGGTGCCCGATGTCGCCGTGCTGGACGTCATGCTGCCCCGCCTGGACGGGGTCGGTCTGGTGCGGCTCCTCCGGGCGGAGAGCCGGCTGCCGGTGCTGATGGTGTCGGCGCGCACCGACCCGGTGGATGTCGTCCTCGGGCTGGAGGCGGGCGCCGATGACTATCTCACCAAGCCGTATGACATCCCGGTGCTGGTCGCCCGGATCCGCTCGGCGCTGCGGCGTGCCGCGGACTCCGCCCGGCACGAGCCGCAACAGGACGACCCGGTGCGGCGGTTCGGGGACCTGAGCGTGAACACCGCCTCCAAGGTGGTCCGCCGGGCGGGGCGGCCGCTCGATCTCACCCCCACCGAGCGGCGGCTGCTGCTGGAGTTCGCGGCCGAGCCCGGGGTGGTGCTGTCGCGGGTCACCCTGCTGGAACGGGTGTGGGACTACACCTGCGGCGGTGACACCCGGGTCGTCGATGTCCATGTGCTGCGTCTGCGCAACAAGATCGGCCACGATCGCATCCGGACCGTCCGCGGTTTCGGCTACAAGCTCGCGCCCTGA
- a CDS encoding GNAT family N-acetyltransferase: MGDLVTARLVLHPMTVGEAERVLAGGSDGSARWGPGYPTDGDRSAARRFLGNCASIGDPQPFGTYEIRRREDGQAIGGIDFHGPVDEDGSVTIGYGLIPSARGKGYASEALGGLLRFARAHGVARVKGDADHDNIASQRVMMAAGMRPVGQDERVRYFAIAWSDATATATATATATATADADPSC; the protein is encoded by the coding sequence ATGGGTGATCTTGTGACAGCGCGGCTCGTGCTTCATCCGATGACCGTTGGCGAAGCGGAGCGAGTGCTGGCGGGTGGGTCGGATGGGAGCGCCCGGTGGGGGCCTGGATACCCCACCGATGGGGACAGATCGGCTGCCAGGCGCTTCCTGGGAAATTGCGCGAGCATCGGTGATCCCCAGCCGTTCGGCACCTATGAGATCCGGCGCCGCGAGGACGGTCAGGCGATCGGCGGCATCGACTTTCACGGGCCCGTGGACGAGGACGGCAGTGTCACCATCGGCTACGGCCTCATCCCGTCGGCGCGAGGCAAGGGGTATGCCTCCGAAGCCCTCGGCGGACTGCTGCGGTTCGCGCGGGCACACGGCGTCGCCCGTGTGAAAGGCGACGCCGACCACGACAACATCGCGTCCCAACGGGTCATGATGGCGGCCGGCATGCGGCCGGTCGGACAGGACGAACGCGTCAGGTACTTCGCGATCGCTTGGAGCGATGCGACGGCGACGGCGACGGCGACGGCGACGGCGACGGCGACGGCGGATGCTGACCCATCCTGCTAG
- a CDS encoding response regulator, which produces MTIRLLIADDQEMVRRGMRRIVESQPDMEVVGEAANGLDAVAMGRALKPDVALVDIRMPRMDGLEVTRRLADPALADPVRIVVVTTFDLDEYVYPALRFGASGFLLKRSGPTLLIEAVRAAMAGDSLISPSITVRLLEHVTGPTGGRRARRREGVLTEREVEIAGKVAEGKTNADIARELFISAGTVKTHVASVQRKLQVRNRVGVAVRAWELGYATGRTPG; this is translated from the coding sequence GTGACGATTCGCTTATTGATCGCCGACGACCAGGAGATGGTCCGCCGGGGGATGCGCCGCATTGTGGAGAGCCAGCCGGACATGGAAGTGGTCGGTGAGGCGGCGAACGGTCTGGACGCCGTGGCGATGGGGCGTGCGCTGAAGCCGGATGTGGCGCTGGTGGACATCCGGATGCCGCGGATGGACGGCCTGGAGGTGACCCGGCGGCTGGCCGACCCCGCGCTGGCCGACCCCGTCCGGATCGTCGTCGTCACCACCTTCGACCTCGATGAATATGTCTATCCCGCGCTGCGCTTCGGTGCCTCGGGGTTTCTGCTCAAGCGCTCGGGGCCGACGCTGCTGATCGAGGCGGTCCGGGCGGCGATGGCCGGGGACAGTCTGATCAGCCCGTCGATCACCGTGCGGCTGCTGGAGCATGTCACCGGCCCGACGGGCGGCCGCCGGGCCCGCCGTCGCGAGGGGGTGCTGACCGAGCGGGAGGTGGAGATCGCCGGGAAGGTCGCCGAGGGCAAGACCAATGCCGATATCGCCCGGGAGTTGTTCATCTCCGCGGGCACCGTGAAGACCCATGTGGCGAGCGTCCAGCGCAAACTTCAGGTGCGTAACAGGGTCGGAGTCGCGGTGCGGGCCTGGGAGTTGGGATATGCCACGGGGCGGACACCGGGGTGA
- a CDS encoding sensor histidine kinase — MLLPALVSPPGAWLPAVVAALALGVAISGWPVGRVSLGRAAGGVAVLSLVADGVSFGKAGLALLWLPFEAVALLVLLERVVRHVPGARVGLVGGLTGAAAVLLPLRFTLHAPQTGIRESVFLAALAFVPAAVATGVGLYLRSLDRRRADAVALARREQRLEVARDLHDFVAHEVTGIVLEAQAGQLDGEDGGPVEQRALLQRIEQAGLRALDSMDRTVATLREAEGRAWEEPPPTRLYGPADLPELLDRFGAMTAAEVTLSLEDEVAGALSREAGDTAYRVVLEALTNVRRHAPRAGRVEVCGVRCADGGVEVSVTDGVELSVTGGAGPDAPAAPFPVPLPHALQEPGGRPGGGTGLAGLAERVSAVGGVLEAGPYGQGWRVSCRLPGPAVR; from the coding sequence ATGCTGCTGCCTGCGCTCGTCTCGCCACCTGGGGCCTGGCTTCCGGCAGTTGTGGCGGCGCTGGCGCTGGGCGTGGCGATATCAGGGTGGCCGGTGGGCCGGGTCTCGCTCGGGCGGGCGGCGGGCGGGGTCGCGGTGCTGTCGCTGGTCGCGGACGGCGTCTCCTTCGGGAAGGCCGGTCTGGCGCTGCTCTGGCTTCCGTTCGAGGCCGTCGCTCTGCTCGTCCTCCTGGAGCGGGTGGTACGCCACGTGCCGGGGGCGCGGGTGGGCCTGGTCGGCGGGCTGACCGGGGCCGCCGCGGTACTGCTGCCGCTGCGCTTCACCCTGCACGCCCCGCAGACCGGGATCCGGGAATCGGTCTTCCTGGCCGCGCTGGCCTTCGTCCCGGCCGCCGTTGCGACGGGCGTCGGGCTGTATCTGCGGTCGCTGGACCGTCGGCGGGCGGATGCGGTGGCGCTGGCGCGGCGCGAGCAGCGGCTCGAAGTCGCCCGCGATCTGCATGACTTCGTGGCGCATGAGGTGACCGGGATCGTTCTGGAGGCCCAGGCGGGCCAGTTGGACGGCGAGGACGGCGGGCCCGTGGAGCAGCGCGCGCTGTTGCAGCGCATCGAGCAGGCCGGGCTGCGGGCGCTGGACTCCATGGACCGGACGGTGGCGACGCTCCGGGAGGCGGAGGGCCGCGCCTGGGAGGAGCCACCGCCCACCCGGCTGTACGGGCCCGCCGATCTGCCGGAACTCCTCGACCGCTTCGGCGCGATGACGGCGGCCGAGGTGACGCTGTCCCTGGAGGACGAGGTGGCCGGCGCGCTCTCACGGGAGGCCGGGGACACCGCGTACCGCGTGGTGCTGGAGGCGCTGACCAACGTACGGCGGCATGCGCCGCGGGCGGGGCGGGTCGAGGTGTGCGGGGTCCGGTGCGCCGACGGGGGCGTGGAGGTCTCGGTCACGGACGGTGTGGAGCTGTCGGTCACCGGTGGCGCGGGGCCCGACGCGCCCGCCGCCCCCTTCCCCGTCCCCCTCCCCCACGCCCTCCAGGAGCCGGGCGGACGGCCGGGCGGCGGCACCGGCCTTGCGGGCCTCGCCGAGCGGGTGAGCGCCGTCGGGGGCGTCCTGGAGGCGGGCCCGTACGGGCAGGGATGGCGGGTCAGTTGCCGGCTGCCGGGGCCCGCCGTTCGGTGA